The following proteins are co-located in the Acanthochromis polyacanthus isolate Apoly-LR-REF ecotype Palm Island chromosome 7, KAUST_Apoly_ChrSc, whole genome shotgun sequence genome:
- the LOC110953904 gene encoding E3 ubiquitin-protein ligase KCMF1-like, whose protein sequence is MSRHEGVSCDACLKGNFRGRRYKCLICYDYDLCASCYESGATTTRHTTEHPMQCILTRVDFDLYYGGEAFSVEQPQAFTCPYCGRMGYTEISLQEHVAAEHTETSTEVICPICAALPGGDPNHVTDDFAAHLTLEHRAPRDLDESSGVRHVRRMFHPGRGLGGPRARRSNMHFTSSTTGGLSTSQSSSQSSNYSREAMDPIAELLSQLSGVRRSAGGQLSSGPSASQLQQLQMQLQLERQQAQAARQQLETARNATRGGGRANAILNTNSAAANPNPSANHNTNPSPNPGPPEPNTQHTAHSSQFLLSRLSEPRLSEAERQACEAQWADRSLFVTELLLSTLLPDEDASASSSEDEDDCHGSLRNFADFEAMGCVEVMTLDVALENLNLKETTPATKTTKTTTKTAPTKKEPPAPPL, encoded by the exons GCGTGAGCTGTGATGCATGTTTAAAAGGCAACTTTAGAGGTCGACgatacaaatgtttaatttgctACGACTACGATCTGTGCGCATCGTGCTACGAGAGCGGTGCGACCACGACCAGACACACCACAGAGCATCCCATGCAGTGTATATTAACCCGAGTCGACTTTG ACCTGTACTATGGTGGAGAAGCCTTCTCAGTGGAGCAGCCCCAGGCCTTCACATGTCCCTACTGTGGGAGGATGGGCTACACAGAGATCTCCCTGCAGGAGCATGTGGCTGCAGAGCACACAGAGACCTCTACAGAAGTG ATCTGCCCCATATGTGCAGCGCTACCAGGTGGCGACCCAAATCATGTGACAGACGACTTCGCTGCTCATCTCACACTTGAACACAGAGCGCCCAGAGACTTG GATGAGTCCAGCGGGGTGCGGCATGTGAGGAGGATGTTTCACCCTGGTCGCGGGTTAGGGGGTCCACGAGCCCGCAGGTCGAACATGCATTtcaccagcagcaccacagGGGGGCTCTCCACCAGTCAGAGTTCCTCACAGAGCTCCAACTACAGCAGAGAGGCCATGGACCCCATAGCAG AGCTTCTGTCCCAGTTGTCGGGGGTTCGGCGTTCAGCGGGAGGCCAGCTCAGCTCAGGCCCCTCTGCCTCCCAGCTCCAACAGCTTCAGATGCAACTCCAGCTGGAGCGCCAGCAGGCCCAGGCAGCGCGGCAGCAGCTGGAGACTGCCCGAAACGCCACCCGAGGTGGTGGCCGAGCCAATGCAATCCTCAATACCAATTCAGCCGCTGCAAACCCCAACCCCAGCGCCAACCACAACACCAACCCCAGTCCTAACCCGGGTCCACCTGAGCCCAACACGCAGCATACTGCACATAGCTCCCAGTTTCTACTCAGCAG GCTGAGCGAACCGCGGCTGTCTGAGGCCGAGCGGCAGGCGTGTGAGGCCCAGTGGGCCGACAGGAGCCTTTTTGTgacggagctgctgctgtccacgcTGCTCCCCGACGAGGATGCCTCGGCCTCCTCCTCCGAGGACGAGGATGACTGTCACGGCTCGTTGCGGAATTTCGCTGACTTCGAGGCCATGGGCTGTGTTGAAGTCATGACCTTAGACGTGGCACTGGAAAACCTCAACCTCAAGGAGACGACCCCGGCTACCAAGACGACGAAAACGACAACTAAAACAGCACCAACGAAGAAAGAGCCTCCCGCGCCGCCCCTTTGA